In the genome of Hymenobacter cellulosivorans, one region contains:
- a CDS encoding SDR family NAD(P)-dependent oxidoreductase — MNKLQNKVAVVTGASKGIGAAIASFYAAEGAKVVVNYAASKDAADRVVQAITATGGTALAVQADVSKEAEVRRLFQETERAFGALDILVNNAGVYRYEPIEDVSEETFHQHFNLNVLGSILTIQESLKLFSATGGTILNISSEAGRTPLPTGAVYSASKAALDALTTALSKEFSGRNIRINSILPGVVDTEGSRRGGFIGSEAETRLVATTPLGRTGQPEDIAKVAVFLASEDAAWITGEKISVSGGIYGL; from the coding sequence ATGAACAAGCTACAAAATAAAGTCGCCGTTGTTACCGGCGCCTCCAAAGGTATCGGAGCAGCCATTGCCTCTTTTTATGCCGCCGAGGGCGCCAAGGTGGTGGTAAACTACGCTGCCAGCAAGGACGCGGCCGACCGCGTGGTGCAAGCCATTACGGCCACGGGTGGTACCGCCCTTGCCGTGCAAGCCGATGTGTCGAAGGAAGCCGAGGTACGCCGGCTGTTCCAGGAAACCGAACGGGCATTCGGCGCCCTGGATATTCTGGTCAACAACGCGGGCGTGTACCGCTACGAACCGATTGAAGACGTGTCCGAGGAGACGTTCCACCAGCACTTCAACCTCAATGTGCTGGGGTCCATCCTCACCATTCAGGAATCGTTGAAGCTGTTTAGCGCCACCGGCGGCACCATCCTCAATATCAGTTCTGAGGCCGGTAGAACCCCGCTGCCTACGGGCGCGGTGTATTCGGCGTCGAAGGCCGCATTGGATGCCCTGACCACGGCCTTGTCGAAGGAATTCAGCGGCCGCAACATCCGCATCAACTCAATTCTGCCGGGCGTGGTGGACACGGAAGGGTCGCGCAGGGGCGGCTTTATCGGCAGCGAGGCGGAAACCCGCTTGGTGGCGACGACGCCCTTGGGCCGTACGGGGCAGCCGGAGGATATAGCAAAAGTGGCCGTGTTTCTGGCGTCGGAGGATGCGGCCTGGATTACGGGGGAGAAAATTTCCGTTTCCGGCGGCATTTACGGACTGTAA
- a CDS encoding SDR family NAD(P)-dependent oxidoreductase codes for MEQNNNNGALQAPIGSGFTATSTASEILQDLSLAGQVAIVTGGYTGIGLETTKTLAAAGATVIVPARSLGKAQENLRGVANVELAELNLLNPDSVDAFATSFLASGRPLHLLIHNAGIMFVPLRRNSRGMESQLATNYLAPFQLTARLWPALKQAHGARVVNVSSLGHQFGPVHFEDPNFEHRPYETMAAYGQSKTALNLFALELDNRAKAAGVRAYAVHPGNIWGTELLREAPLEILQQFGFYDAQGQEVPEVIAALKTIPQGAATTAWCATSPLLNDLGGVYCEDVDVASLALGEGFSEGVQSAGVMPYSVDAAAAKRLWSLSEELTGIRFDTTQ; via the coding sequence ATGGAACAGAATAATAATAACGGCGCTTTGCAAGCGCCTATCGGCTCGGGGTTTACGGCCACCTCCACGGCCAGTGAGATTCTTCAGGACCTGAGCCTAGCCGGCCAAGTGGCCATCGTCACGGGCGGGTACACGGGCATTGGCCTGGAAACCACCAAAACGCTGGCCGCGGCCGGCGCTACGGTCATCGTGCCGGCCCGCAGTCTGGGCAAGGCCCAGGAAAACCTGCGCGGCGTAGCTAACGTGGAGTTGGCCGAACTGAATTTACTGAACCCCGACTCCGTCGACGCCTTTGCGACGAGCTTCCTGGCGTCGGGCCGGCCGCTGCACCTGCTCATCCACAACGCGGGCATCATGTTCGTGCCGCTACGCCGCAATAGTCGCGGCATGGAGTCGCAATTGGCCACCAACTACCTGGCGCCCTTCCAGCTAACGGCGCGGTTGTGGCCGGCGCTCAAGCAAGCCCACGGGGCCCGGGTGGTCAACGTCTCCTCGCTGGGGCACCAGTTTGGGCCCGTCCATTTCGAAGACCCCAACTTCGAGCACCGGCCGTACGAAACCATGGCCGCCTACGGGCAGTCCAAAACCGCGCTCAACCTATTTGCCCTGGAATTAGATAATCGGGCCAAAGCCGCGGGCGTCCGCGCGTACGCGGTGCACCCCGGCAATATCTGGGGCACCGAGCTACTGCGCGAAGCGCCCCTGGAAATACTACAGCAGTTCGGCTTCTACGACGCCCAGGGCCAGGAGGTGCCGGAAGTTATTGCCGCGCTGAAAACCATTCCGCAGGGGGCCGCTACTACGGCGTGGTGCGCCACGAGCCCGTTGCTGAACGACCTCGGCGGGGTATATTGCGAGGACGTGGATGTAGCGTCCTTGGCGCTGGGGGAGGGATTTTCCGAAGGCGTACAGTCGGCCGGCGTCATGCCCTATTCCGTCGATGCCGCTGCGGCGAAACGGCTGTGGTCCTTATCCGAAGAGCTGACGGGCATCCGCTTCGACACCACGCAGTAG
- a CDS encoding Crp/Fnr family transcriptional regulator has protein sequence MVEAFRNYLRSKAAFTDAELEQLEAAAIPRKLKRHEFLVRSGEICHYIAFVVRGSLRLYRTDEHAEEHILRFAIENWWITDAESFRTGLPSVGAIDALEDTQVLLWSKESWDRVKREVPAFNALENQLAGRNLDAQVNRLYAAISHTAEERYHAFVAAFPDFYRRMPLHMIASYLGVSRETLSRVRKHTGLY, from the coding sequence ATGGTTGAAGCATTTCGCAATTATCTGAGGTCGAAGGCCGCGTTTACCGACGCTGAATTGGAGCAGCTCGAAGCGGCGGCCATTCCTCGCAAGCTCAAGCGCCACGAGTTTCTGGTGCGCAGCGGAGAAATATGCCACTATATTGCCTTTGTCGTGCGGGGCTCCTTGCGCCTGTACCGCACCGACGAGCACGCCGAGGAGCACATCCTGCGCTTTGCCATCGAGAACTGGTGGATTACCGACGCCGAGAGCTTTCGGACTGGGCTACCCTCCGTCGGGGCTATCGACGCCCTGGAAGACACGCAGGTGCTACTGTGGTCGAAAGAAAGCTGGGACCGGGTGAAACGGGAAGTGCCGGCGTTCAATGCCCTGGAAAATCAACTGGCGGGCCGCAACCTCGACGCCCAGGTGAACCGGCTCTATGCAGCTATCAGCCACACCGCCGAAGAACGTTACCACGCCTTTGTGGCGGCCTTTCCGGATTTCTACCGGCGCATGCCTCTGCACATGATTGCCTCGTATTTGGGTGTATCACGCGAAACGCTCAGCCGCGTCCGCAAGCACACCGGGTTGTACTAG